From the Diospyros lotus cultivar Yz01 chromosome 13, ASM1463336v1, whole genome shotgun sequence genome, one window contains:
- the LOC127789156 gene encoding uncharacterized protein LOC127789156, which produces MLKDIFKLPNMKKTFERAVMVNSYIYTRSGLVNMLRRFTDKKELLRPAKTWFATAFITLGRMHGLKSNLRRMFTSEEWMTSKWVKEAEAKKVVEVILMPSFWNNVVYALKVAGPLVRVLRLVDGEKKPAMGYIYETMDRAKEAIANSFNGDEKKYAPIFQIIDNRWDVQLHRPLHAAGWYLNLEYFYKAKRIDPEIMTSLYECIRKLNPDVKVQDQIDAKLSMYNNADGFFGNYMAIRKRAEKSPAEWWASYGMSTPMLQKFAIKILSLTCSSSGCERNWSVFENVSALYI; this is translated from the exons atgttgaaagatattttcaagttgcctaatatgaagaagacatttgagagaGCTGTTATGGTGAATAGCTATATCTATACTCGTTCGGGTCTAGTAAACATGCTTAGAAGGTTTACTGacaagaaagagttgttgaggCCTGCAAAAACTTGGTTTGCAACTGCCTTTATCACTTTGGGCAGGATGCATGGTCTGAAAAGCAACCTTAGAAGGATGTTTACCTCCGAGGagtggatgacaagcaagtggGTAAAAGAAGCCGAggctaaaaaggttgtagaagtgattttgatgccttcattttggaacaatgttgtatatgctttaaaggtggctggtccattggtgcgtgtattgcgcttagtggatggtgagaagaagcctgctatgggatacatatatgagaccatggatagggccaaagaagcgattgctaactcttttaatggggatgaaaagaagtatgcacCCATTTTTCAGATCATTGATAATCGATGGGATGTTCAACTTCATCGCCCCTTGCACGCAGCTGGTTGGTACTTGAACCTAGAATATTTCTACAAGGCTAAACGTATAGATCCAGAGATCATGACTAgcttatatgaatgcattagaaagttaaatccaGATGTAAAGGTTCAAGACCAAATTGATGCTAAGCTTTCGATGTATAACAATGCAGATGGGTTCTTTGGAAACTATATGGCTATTAGAAAGAGAGCTGAGAAATCACCag ctgaatggtgggcttcatatggaatgtcaacacccatgttgcaaaaatttgcaattaaaattcttagcttgacttgtagttcatctgggtgtgaacgtaattggagtgtgtttgaaaatgtaagtgcattgTATATATAA